The Streptomyces pactum genome contains a region encoding:
- a CDS encoding MFS transporter, which produces MRVSRLHDPFRRGQVAIAALFLSLGFQYATWAARIPAVKADLGLTAAEVGVLLMAAGVGAAVSFPVVAWLMRRLGSRRLALLSQLGLALLLLALAAAPNYPVALLVMCADGVLVGCLNVAMNAQGAALETRHERNTMAKLHATFSAGSLLAALLASGMTAATGSVAAHFAVAVALLAVLGVSARTGLLDDAAPADAAAPADSADSAAPAERSERPRKPGRRRWTVPSSLTLWMCCAMVFGTVAEGAMNDWSALYLKDVADASAELAPLGIAVVSGMMVVARLFADGWRARWGDGRVVLLGSAVAGAGLAAALVSGGVAPALAGFACMGLGIAAVTPCVYAAAARQGSDALTLVAAMGTTGLLAGPPLIGFIAGASDLAWGMGAVAASAVAVSLCSTRIRWTPAPVARTEASRA; this is translated from the coding sequence ATGCGCGTGTCCCGTCTCCACGACCCCTTCCGGCGCGGCCAGGTGGCGATCGCCGCGCTGTTCCTGTCCCTCGGCTTCCAGTACGCCACCTGGGCCGCCCGCATCCCGGCCGTCAAGGCCGACCTGGGCCTGACCGCGGCCGAGGTGGGGGTGCTCCTGATGGCCGCGGGGGTCGGCGCCGCGGTGTCGTTCCCGGTGGTGGCGTGGCTGATGCGACGCCTCGGCTCGCGGCGGCTCGCCCTGCTGTCCCAGCTCGGCCTGGCCCTGCTGCTGCTCGCCCTGGCGGCGGCCCCGAACTACCCGGTGGCCCTGCTGGTGATGTGCGCCGACGGCGTCCTCGTGGGCTGCCTGAACGTGGCCATGAACGCGCAGGGCGCGGCCCTGGAGACCCGTCACGAGCGCAACACCATGGCGAAGCTGCACGCGACGTTCAGCGCCGGATCGCTGCTCGCGGCCCTGCTCGCCTCCGGCATGACCGCCGCGACCGGGTCGGTCGCAGCGCACTTCGCCGTCGCCGTCGCCCTCCTCGCGGTACTGGGCGTGTCCGCGCGGACGGGACTGCTCGACGACGCCGCTCCCGCGGATGCCGCCGCTCCGGCCGATTCCGCCGATTCCGCCGCTCCGGCCGAGCGGTCGGAGCGCCCGCGGAAGCCGGGCCGCCGCCGCTGGACCGTCCCGTCCAGCCTGACCCTGTGGATGTGCTGCGCCATGGTCTTCGGCACGGTCGCCGAAGGCGCCATGAACGACTGGTCCGCCCTCTACCTGAAGGACGTCGCCGACGCGTCAGCGGAACTCGCCCCCCTGGGCATCGCCGTCGTCTCGGGGATGATGGTCGTCGCCCGGCTCTTCGCCGACGGCTGGCGGGCCCGCTGGGGCGACGGACGGGTCGTGCTCCTGGGCAGCGCGGTGGCCGGTGCCGGCCTCGCCGCCGCCCTGGTCAGCGGCGGCGTCGCACCGGCCCTCGCCGGCTTCGCCTGCATGGGCCTGGGCATCGCGGCCGTGACCCCCTGCGTCTACGCGGCCGCCGCCCGGCAGGGCTCGGACGCGCTGACCCTGGTCGCCGCCATGGGAACCACCGGTCTGCTGGCCGGCCCGCCGCTCATCGGCTTCATCGCGGGCGCGAGCGACCTGGCGTGGGGCATGGGCGCCGTCGCCGCGTCGGCGGTCGCCGTCTCGCTGTGCAGCACCCGCATCCGCTGGACTCCGGCCCCCGTGGCCCGGACAGAGGCCTCCCGCGCCTGA
- a CDS encoding DUF4349 domain-containing protein, with protein sequence MHARPAAPRPAARPALRSAPPARALAGLLLAAVLALTGCTGSGAGSDSAGSAAKEAAPPGEARATARAEDGAGAAGGDADGAKATAPPRLAPTHIIRTASLTVRVEDAPKALEAARTATENAGGYVGDETTTRDGEGHERTEVVLRVPVERYEEVLGELEGAGKLLERNAKAEDVTDQVVDVESRVKSQRASVARVRELMDRATQLSDVVTLEGELSTRQAELEALLARQAALKDRTSLATITLSLSETPQERAEKDDAPGFTDALAGGWDAFVTMLRWVAVAFGAALPFAAVAALLVLLWLRVVRPRLPRRPAPVPASPTAAASATSAPLPTARPAPGAAGREEPGGRD encoded by the coding sequence ATGCACGCACGGCCCGCAGCACCACGACCGGCAGCACGCCCGGCACTCCGTTCCGCGCCGCCCGCCCGCGCCCTGGCCGGTCTGCTGCTGGCCGCGGTCCTCGCCCTCACCGGCTGCACCGGGTCCGGCGCCGGCTCCGACTCGGCCGGCAGCGCGGCGAAGGAGGCCGCGCCCCCGGGGGAAGCGCGCGCGACCGCACGGGCCGAGGACGGGGCCGGTGCCGCGGGCGGCGACGCCGACGGCGCGAAGGCGACGGCGCCGCCGCGACTCGCCCCGACGCACATCATCCGCACCGCCTCCCTGACCGTGCGGGTCGAGGACGCCCCGAAGGCCCTCGAAGCGGCCCGGACCGCCACCGAGAACGCCGGCGGCTACGTCGGCGACGAGACCACCACCCGGGACGGGGAGGGCCACGAACGGACCGAGGTCGTCCTGCGCGTGCCCGTGGAGCGCTACGAGGAGGTGCTCGGCGAACTGGAGGGCGCCGGGAAGCTCCTCGAACGCAACGCCAAGGCCGAGGACGTCACCGACCAGGTCGTGGACGTGGAGAGCCGGGTCAAGTCGCAGCGCGCCAGCGTGGCCCGCGTGCGCGAGCTGATGGACCGGGCGACGCAACTGAGCGACGTGGTGACGCTTGAGGGCGAGCTGAGCACCCGTCAGGCGGAGCTGGAGGCGCTGCTCGCCCGGCAGGCGGCCCTGAAGGACCGCACGAGCCTGGCCACCATCACCCTCTCCCTGTCCGAGACGCCGCAGGAACGGGCGGAGAAGGACGACGCCCCCGGGTTCACGGACGCGCTGGCCGGCGGCTGGGACGCCTTCGTGACGATGCTGCGCTGGGTGGCGGTGGCGTTCGGCGCGGCGCTGCCGTTCGCCGCGGTGGCGGCGCTGCTGGTGCTGCTGTGGCTGCGGGTGGTGCGGCCCCGGCTGCCGCGCCGCCCGGCACCGGTGCCGGCTTCGCCCACGGCGGCCGCGTCCGCCACGTCGGCCCCGCTGCCGACGGCCCGCCCGGCGCCCGGGGCCGCGGGCCGCGAGGAGCCCGGCGGGCGGGACTGA
- the hemG gene encoding protoporphyrinogen oxidase — MCASESPAGEIPADTGHVVVIGAGIAGLAAAHRLLERGARVTVLEASDRVGGKLLAGEIAGVRVDLGAESMLARRPEAVGLAREVGLADRLQPPSTASASLWTRGALRPMPKGHVMGVPGTAAALTGVLSEEGLARIERDAELPRTEVGDDVAVGEYVAARLGREVVDRLVEPLLGGVYAGDAYRISLRSAVPQLFEAARTHASLTEAVRALQGRTATSPPSGPVFMGIEGGVGTLPPAVAESVRARGGTVITDAPVTELRRTAPDGWRIVAGDRELHAGAVVVAVPARPAAELLRAEAPAAAAELAGVEYASMALISLAYRRCDAAALPEGSGFLVPPVDGRTIKAATFASRKWGWIADEDPDLVVLRTSVGRYGESEILGRDDAGLVAVSRHDLGEATGLTAEPVATRVTRWQDGLPQYPVGHHARVARVREHVAKLPGLALCGAAYDGVGVPASIASAYAAVDQLQGDLRGVRELTDHPVQSLHGGAGE; from the coding sequence ATGTGCGCAAGTGAGAGCCCCGCGGGCGAGATTCCCGCGGACACGGGGCATGTCGTCGTCATCGGAGCCGGAATCGCCGGACTGGCCGCCGCCCACCGGCTGCTGGAGCGCGGCGCACGGGTGACCGTGCTGGAGGCCTCCGACCGCGTCGGCGGCAAGCTGCTGGCCGGCGAGATCGCCGGAGTACGCGTCGACCTCGGCGCCGAGTCGATGCTGGCCCGCCGCCCCGAGGCCGTGGGCCTCGCCCGCGAGGTCGGTCTCGCCGACCGTCTCCAGCCGCCGTCCACCGCGTCGGCTTCCCTGTGGACCCGCGGCGCCCTGCGCCCCATGCCCAAGGGCCACGTCATGGGCGTCCCCGGCACCGCCGCCGCCCTGACCGGCGTCCTCTCCGAGGAGGGCCTCGCCCGCATCGAACGCGACGCCGAACTGCCCCGCACCGAGGTCGGCGACGACGTGGCGGTGGGGGAGTACGTGGCGGCCCGCCTCGGCCGCGAGGTCGTCGACCGCCTCGTCGAACCACTGCTGGGCGGCGTCTACGCCGGTGACGCCTACCGCATCTCCCTGCGCTCGGCCGTTCCCCAGCTCTTCGAGGCCGCCCGCACCCACGCCTCGCTCACCGAAGCGGTGCGTGCCCTCCAGGGCCGGACGGCCACCTCCCCGCCCAGCGGCCCGGTGTTCATGGGCATCGAGGGCGGCGTCGGCACCCTCCCGCCCGCGGTCGCGGAGTCGGTGCGCGCGCGAGGCGGCACGGTCATCACCGACGCTCCGGTCACGGAGCTGCGCCGCACCGCCCCGGACGGCTGGCGGATCGTCGCCGGCGACCGGGAGCTGCACGCGGGAGCGGTGGTCGTCGCCGTCCCCGCCCGCCCCGCCGCCGAGCTGCTGCGCGCCGAGGCTCCCGCCGCCGCGGCCGAGCTGGCCGGGGTGGAGTACGCCTCCATGGCCCTGATCTCCCTCGCCTACCGCCGCTGCGACGCCGCCGCGCTCCCCGAGGGCAGCGGCTTCCTGGTGCCGCCCGTCGACGGGCGCACCATCAAGGCGGCCACCTTCGCCTCCCGCAAGTGGGGCTGGATCGCCGACGAGGACCCGGACCTGGTCGTCCTGCGCACCTCCGTCGGACGGTACGGCGAGTCGGAGATCCTCGGCCGCGACGACGCGGGCCTCGTCGCCGTCTCCCGGCACGATCTGGGGGAGGCCACTGGGCTCACCGCCGAGCCCGTCGCCACCCGCGTCACCCGCTGGCAGGACGGCCTGCCCCAGTACCCCGTCGGCCACCACGCGCGCGTGGCCCGCGTCCGCGAACACGTCGCGAAGCTCCCGGGCCTGGCCCTGTGCGGCGCCGCCTACGACGGCGTGGGCGTCCCGGCGAGCATCGCGAGCGCGTACGCGGCCGTGGACCAGCTCCAGGGTGACCTGCGCGGGGTGCGGGAGCTCACCGACCACCCGGTGCAGAGCCTGCACGGCGGAGCGGGAGAATAG